One Microbacterium sp. No. 7 genomic window carries:
- a CDS encoding CaiB/BaiF CoA transferase family protein, producing MSAGAPLAGLTVVSIEQAISGPLATRHLAELGARVIKVESAGGDSTRSYDENVHGMSSHFVWLNRGKESVSLNLKDDADREVFTALLDRADVFVTNMAPGALGRLGFAPEHLRDTRPRLIVVDISGFGAGGPISHRRAYDLLAQAEGGVCSLTGAPGFPVKPGVPTIDIGTALYTFASISTALYARERTGEGAYVPLAMFDVAAEMTGFALNQVIHTGIQPDPVPMGTPMLAPYGAYPTSDGQTVVLGATSDREWRKFAGEMMGDEAFQNDPRFADNADRIANRAELDAHIAAWSSQRTLAEIQATADRVQLGNARLNNVIELSRHPQLSERGRWQKATVDGVEVPALKPVFAGGDWSVASPDRVPRLGEDTDRIRAEVGDATVRP from the coding sequence GTGAGCGCGGGCGCGCCCCTCGCGGGGCTCACGGTCGTCTCGATCGAGCAGGCGATCTCGGGCCCGCTCGCCACGCGCCACCTCGCCGAGCTCGGCGCGCGGGTCATCAAGGTGGAGTCGGCCGGCGGCGACTCGACGCGCAGCTACGACGAGAACGTGCACGGCATGTCGTCGCACTTCGTGTGGCTCAACCGCGGCAAGGAGTCGGTGAGCCTCAACCTCAAGGACGATGCCGACCGCGAGGTCTTCACCGCGCTGCTCGACCGCGCCGACGTCTTCGTGACCAACATGGCGCCCGGCGCGCTCGGCCGGCTCGGCTTCGCGCCCGAGCACCTGCGCGACACGCGGCCCCGGCTCATCGTCGTCGACATCTCCGGCTTCGGCGCCGGCGGCCCGATCTCGCATCGCCGTGCGTACGACCTGCTCGCGCAGGCCGAGGGCGGCGTGTGCTCGCTCACGGGCGCGCCCGGGTTCCCGGTCAAGCCCGGCGTCCCGACGATCGACATCGGCACCGCCCTGTACACGTTCGCCTCCATCAGCACGGCGCTCTACGCGCGCGAGCGCACGGGCGAGGGCGCGTACGTGCCGCTCGCGATGTTCGACGTCGCGGCCGAGATGACCGGCTTCGCGCTCAACCAGGTGATCCACACCGGCATCCAGCCCGATCCCGTGCCCATGGGCACGCCCATGCTCGCCCCCTACGGCGCCTACCCGACCTCCGACGGGCAGACCGTCGTGCTGGGCGCGACCTCCGACCGGGAATGGCGCAAGTTCGCGGGGGAGATGATGGGCGACGAGGCGTTCCAGAACGACCCCCGCTTCGCCGACAACGCGGACCGCATCGCCAACCGGGCCGAGCTCGACGCCCACATCGCCGCGTGGAGCTCGCAGCGCACGCTCGCCGAGATCCAGGCGACGGCCGACCGCGTGCAGCTCGGCAACGCGCGGCTGAACAACGTCATCGAGCTCTCCCGGCACCCGCAGCTCTCCGAGCGCGGCCGCTGGCAGAAGGCCACGGTGGACGGCGTCGAGGTGCCGGCGCTCAAGCCCGTCTTCGCGGGCGGGGACTGGTCGGTCGCCTCGCCCGATCGCGTGCCGAGGCTGGGCGAGGACACCGATCGGATCCGCGCCGAGGTGGGGGACGCGACCGTTCGTCCGTGA
- a CDS encoding enoyl-CoA hydratase/isomerase family protein — protein MTSYENYSAIEILGPDEQGILTIQLVGPGLHAIGNDAHRELVDIWVDIARDDRVRAVIVRGEGEKAFSAGGSFDTVTEISHDWHARQRLMREARELVRNLIECPVPVIAAVNGPAAGAGLVIVAFADITVVGRNAKIVDGHVRLGVAAGDHAALAWPMLMSMAKAKYFLLTNEPLRGEEAERIGMVSMCVDDDQVQTTAREIAGRISAGSKPALGATKHTLNNWYRQNFAIFDASLAYEFTGFSGPDVIEGVASHREKRAPEFL, from the coding sequence ATGACGAGCTACGAGAACTACTCGGCGATCGAGATCCTCGGTCCCGACGAGCAGGGGATCCTCACGATCCAGCTGGTCGGCCCCGGACTGCACGCCATCGGCAACGACGCGCACCGCGAGCTCGTCGACATCTGGGTCGACATCGCGCGTGACGATCGAGTGCGCGCGGTCATCGTGCGCGGCGAGGGCGAGAAGGCCTTCTCCGCGGGCGGAAGCTTCGACACGGTCACCGAGATCAGCCACGACTGGCACGCACGCCAGCGGCTCATGCGCGAGGCGCGCGAGCTCGTGCGCAACCTCATCGAATGCCCCGTGCCCGTCATCGCCGCGGTCAATGGGCCGGCGGCCGGCGCCGGCCTCGTGATCGTCGCCTTCGCCGACATCACGGTCGTGGGCCGCAACGCCAAGATCGTCGACGGGCACGTGCGCCTCGGCGTCGCGGCGGGCGACCACGCGGCGCTCGCGTGGCCGATGCTCATGTCGATGGCGAAGGCCAAGTACTTCCTGCTGACCAACGAGCCGCTCCGCGGCGAGGAGGCCGAGCGCATCGGCATGGTCTCGATGTGCGTCGACGACGACCAGGTGCAGACGACGGCGCGCGAGATCGCCGGCCGCATCTCGGCCGGCTCCAAGCCCGCGCTGGGCGCGACCAAGCACACGCTCAACAACTGGTACCGCCAGAACTTCGCGATCTTCGACGCCTCGCTGGCCTACGAGTTCACCGGGTTCAGCGGCCCCGACGTCATCGAGGGCGTCGCCTCGCACCGCGAGAAGCGCGCGCCGGAGTTCCTGTGA